A genomic region of Catalinimonas niigatensis contains the following coding sequences:
- a CDS encoding MerC domain-containing protein, giving the protein MLFAESKADTIGIFSSVLCLVHCLLVPLFIFGGLLNEEWGAHAQWVDYLFILLAIGAVFFASRQSDMYALKVFMWITVSWFSISILLHDVFETALYSSMVASIALVVLHSINFRRHQQQHHAKKATA; this is encoded by the coding sequence ATGTTGTTCGCAGAAAGTAAAGCAGATACGATAGGAATTTTCAGCTCAGTTCTTTGTTTGGTTCATTGCCTACTGGTACCCCTATTCATATTCGGTGGTTTACTAAACGAAGAATGGGGTGCGCATGCGCAATGGGTAGATTATTTATTTATCCTACTGGCAATCGGAGCAGTATTTTTTGCATCCCGTCAATCAGACATGTATGCTCTCAAAGTATTTATGTGGATCACGGTAAGTTGGTTTTCTATCTCTATCTTGTTGCACGATGTATTTGAAACAGCCCTGTATTCTTCTATGGTAGCCTCAATCGCACTGGTGGTATTGCATAGCATTAATTTCAGACGGCACCAACAACAGCACCATGCTAAAAAAGCTACCGCCTGA
- a CDS encoding TonB-dependent receptor has protein sequence MQRFSHIFIILSIFMLGISFSSYAQFRIDLESGAVFTGYNKIQVPGTDGTRFNLTDELDVNNSLFYRLKLLYTFNDKHTFSVLFAPLSIKAQGYSDQTIQFAGATFAAGDALNTRYVFNSYRLTYRYLFPRKGDFQFGLGATAKIRDALIRIEDEEKSATKTNVGFVPLINFQLEWFAKEKLSLLLQGDALVSTQGRAEDVLLAALFYPSQNVTLKAGYRILEGGADNDEVYNFSLIHYAVIGGIVRF, from the coding sequence ATGCAGAGATTTTCACATATTTTCATCATCCTAAGTATTTTCATGCTTGGTATCTCTTTTTCTTCTTACGCCCAATTCAGGATTGATTTAGAAAGCGGAGCCGTATTTACAGGATACAATAAGATCCAGGTGCCCGGCACAGATGGCACTCGTTTCAATCTAACTGATGAACTGGATGTGAATAACAGCTTATTTTATCGCCTAAAGTTGCTGTATACCTTCAATGATAAGCATACTTTTTCCGTGTTATTTGCTCCCCTTAGTATTAAAGCACAAGGGTATTCGGATCAGACTATACAATTTGCCGGTGCTACCTTTGCCGCAGGCGATGCCCTTAATACACGTTATGTATTCAATTCGTATCGACTTACCTATCGTTATCTCTTTCCCCGAAAAGGTGATTTTCAGTTTGGCTTAGGAGCTACTGCCAAAATCAGAGATGCGCTTATCCGTATTGAAGATGAAGAGAAAAGCGCTACTAAAACCAATGTGGGTTTTGTACCTCTTATCAATTTTCAGTTGGAATGGTTTGCCAAAGAAAAATTGAGTTTGCTTTTGCAGGGAGATGCATTGGTGAGTACCCAGGGTAGGGCTGAAGATGTACTTTTGGCGGCTTTGTTTTACCCGAGTCAGAATGTTACGTTAAAAGCAGGTTACCGTATTTTGGAAGGTGGTGCGGATAATGATGAAGTGTATAACTTTTCCCTTATTCACTATGCGGTGATTGGTGGAATAGTAAGGTTCTAA
- a CDS encoding Crp/Fnr family transcriptional regulator, with product MRKGQTIISCEECRSRNSSLFNVLCGKQLAEVSQNKSCTIYKKGQILFHEGTRPLGVFCVNQGKIKVYKLGFDGKEQIVNIIGEGGLLGYKAMLAEEPYSVSAETLEDCTICFLSKPNFLQTLSDSSDLNKRLMKQLCHEYGVMNENLTNQAQRTVRERLAITLLKLKDTYGLDYHENGPVEINLTREDLANIVGTATETLIRLLHEFKEDKLISTKGRKITIDNPAGLMKTANVY from the coding sequence ATGCGAAAAGGACAGACCATCATATCCTGTGAAGAGTGCCGATCGAGAAACTCTTCGCTTTTTAATGTACTTTGTGGGAAACAACTCGCTGAGGTTTCGCAAAATAAATCCTGTACGATTTATAAGAAAGGCCAGATACTTTTTCACGAAGGTACCCGTCCATTGGGGGTTTTTTGTGTTAACCAGGGCAAAATCAAAGTATATAAGCTTGGCTTTGACGGTAAGGAGCAGATTGTGAATATTATAGGTGAAGGAGGCTTGCTGGGTTATAAAGCCATGCTGGCCGAAGAACCTTATTCTGTTTCCGCCGAAACTCTGGAAGATTGTACCATTTGTTTTTTATCCAAACCCAACTTCCTGCAAACTTTGTCTGATTCCTCTGATCTCAACAAACGACTGATGAAGCAGCTTTGCCATGAATATGGAGTGATGAATGAAAATCTTACCAACCAGGCGCAGCGCACGGTAAGAGAACGGCTTGCCATTACCTTGCTGAAGCTCAAAGACACTTACGGATTGGATTACCATGAAAATGGTCCTGTTGAAATTAACCTTACCCGTGAGGACCTGGCTAATATTGTAGGCACAGCTACCGAAACCCTGATCCGTTTGCTCCATGAGTTTAAGGAAGATAAACTCATCTCTACCAAAGGCAGAAAAATTACGATTGACAATCCTGCCGGGTTGATGAAAACCGCCAATGTTTACTGA
- a CDS encoding heavy metal translocating P-type ATPase: protein MAEILVKERCYHCGEDCVDENIAFDEKTFCCQGCKTVYEILNTNDLCQYYDLGKSPGIQLKNASRLEKFAFLDHQEIISKLYDFQDGTLKKISFYIPVIHCSSCIWLLENLHKLRKGILHSSVQFLKKKVSITFKEDEITLRKLVELLASLGYEPEISLASGNPPSKKKQDRSLAIKIGIAGFCFGNSMLLSLPEYLDTDFSLTQDYQTFFGYINLLLALPVFFYAGSDYLISAWRAIRHGFINIEFPIALGILAFFGRSSYEIIMQQGPGYMDSLNGLIFFMLIGKWYQSKTYEALSYDRDYASYFPIAVTKVNHGKEESIALKDVQIGDQIMIRNQELIPADAILLKGDANIDYSFVTGESVPVSKHSGDLLYAGGRQVGSSLTIEIQKPVENSYLTELWNQEVFNKRKASQLGSLINSVSKYFTAVILLISAATAMYWYIQDSSQILNAVTSVLIIACPCALALSVPFTFGHTLRLFGKKGLYLKNTEAIEQMARTTDIVFDKTGTITQSKPQQLKLEGGTLSQLEMMWLRSAVRNSTHPLSKTIYQSLDSQLPLIKTDAFEEIPGKGIIAFVDGNKMLIGAEDFVTGQSSSDKGTTRVYLSINGEVKGYYAFENLYREGFDALMLSLKEKYKLHMLSGDNDLEKAKLAPYFDQLHFNQSPLNKLEYLKELEDQQRQTLMIGDGLNDAGALKQSKLGIAVADNIYHFSPACDAILDARQFKNLSKFLNFSHTSLKIVKAAFLFSFCYNVIGLSFAVSGMLTPLIAAILMPVSSVSVVGFITLAVNWAGRRAFQ from the coding sequence ATGGCTGAAATTTTGGTTAAAGAAAGATGCTATCATTGCGGTGAAGACTGTGTTGACGAAAACATCGCCTTTGATGAGAAGACCTTTTGCTGTCAGGGCTGCAAAACGGTATATGAGATATTGAATACCAATGATCTTTGCCAGTATTATGACCTGGGAAAAAGCCCCGGAATTCAACTTAAAAACGCCAGCAGATTGGAAAAATTTGCTTTCCTGGATCATCAGGAGATCATCAGTAAGCTGTATGATTTTCAGGACGGCACACTTAAAAAAATCAGCTTTTACATTCCAGTGATTCATTGCAGTTCCTGCATCTGGCTGCTGGAAAATTTGCATAAACTTCGTAAAGGTATCCTGCATTCCAGCGTGCAGTTTCTTAAAAAGAAGGTAAGCATCACTTTTAAGGAAGATGAAATCACACTTCGCAAATTGGTTGAGTTGCTGGCTTCTTTAGGATATGAACCGGAGATTTCACTGGCCAGTGGCAATCCTCCCAGCAAAAAGAAACAAGATCGTAGCCTGGCTATTAAGATAGGCATCGCCGGATTTTGTTTTGGCAACTCCATGTTGCTGAGCCTGCCGGAATACCTGGATACGGATTTCTCACTTACCCAAGACTATCAAACTTTCTTCGGTTACATCAACCTACTGCTGGCCTTGCCGGTATTCTTTTATGCAGGCTCCGATTATCTGATATCTGCCTGGAGAGCCATCCGGCACGGATTTATCAACATTGAGTTTCCCATTGCCCTCGGTATCCTGGCCTTCTTTGGCCGTAGTAGCTACGAAATTATCATGCAGCAGGGGCCGGGCTATATGGACTCATTGAACGGACTCATTTTCTTTATGCTCATTGGCAAATGGTACCAGAGCAAAACCTACGAAGCCCTTTCTTACGACCGGGATTATGCCTCTTACTTCCCGATTGCTGTGACTAAAGTGAATCATGGAAAAGAAGAAAGTATCGCCCTGAAAGATGTACAGATCGGTGACCAGATCATGATCCGCAACCAGGAACTAATCCCTGCCGATGCCATCCTGTTAAAAGGCGATGCCAATATTGACTACAGCTTCGTTACTGGTGAGTCTGTTCCTGTCTCTAAGCATAGCGGAGATTTACTCTATGCCGGAGGACGGCAGGTAGGCAGCAGCCTGACCATAGAAATACAAAAACCAGTAGAAAACAGCTACCTGACAGAACTCTGGAACCAGGAAGTATTCAACAAAAGAAAGGCTTCTCAGCTTGGTTCGCTGATTAATTCAGTGAGTAAATATTTTACAGCAGTGATCCTTTTGATCAGCGCAGCTACGGCGATGTACTGGTATATTCAGGATAGCAGTCAAATCTTGAATGCAGTCACTTCGGTATTAATCATTGCCTGCCCCTGTGCTTTGGCACTTTCTGTTCCTTTCACTTTTGGGCATACGCTAAGACTATTTGGCAAAAAAGGACTTTATTTGAAAAATACCGAAGCCATAGAGCAAATGGCCCGTACTACCGACATTGTCTTTGACAAAACTGGTACCATTACTCAATCCAAACCTCAGCAACTGAAACTGGAAGGTGGTACGCTCAGCCAGCTGGAAATGATGTGGCTCCGCTCAGCGGTAAGAAACTCCACCCATCCGCTCAGCAAAACCATTTATCAGTCACTGGACAGCCAACTGCCACTGATCAAAACTGATGCCTTTGAAGAAATCCCTGGAAAAGGAATAATCGCCTTTGTAGATGGCAATAAGATGCTCATTGGGGCTGAAGACTTTGTCACCGGACAGTCCTCTTCAGACAAGGGTACCACCAGGGTATACCTCAGTATCAATGGAGAAGTGAAGGGATATTATGCCTTTGAAAATCTTTATAGGGAGGGATTTGATGCATTGATGCTGTCTCTTAAAGAGAAATACAAACTCCATATGTTATCAGGTGACAACGATCTGGAGAAGGCAAAGTTAGCACCTTACTTTGATCAGCTGCACTTCAACCAGTCGCCCCTCAATAAGCTGGAGTACTTAAAAGAACTGGAAGATCAGCAAAGACAGACCCTCATGATCGGTGACGGACTCAATGACGCCGGAGCATTAAAGCAAAGCAAGCTGGGCATAGCGGTAGCTGATAACATTTACCACTTCTCTCCTGCCTGCGATGCTATTCTGGATGCCCGTCAGTTCAAAAACCTGAGCAAGTTTTTAAACTTTTCCCATACCAGTCTGAAAATTGTCAAAGCAGCCTTTCTCTTTTCTTTTTGCTACAATGTGATTGGCTTGAGTTTCGCGGTCAGTGGCATGCTTACGCCCTTAATTGCAGCTATTCTGATGCCGGTCAGTTCCGTCAGCGTTGTCGGTTTCATTACACTGGCAGTCAATTGGGCAGGTCGTAGGGCTTTTCAATAG
- the ccoS gene encoding cbb3-type cytochrome oxidase assembly protein CcoS, with protein MSAIFLLIGISLLVAIGFLVAFLWAAKSGQYDDDYTPSVRILFDEDQSKKNQSNTK; from the coding sequence ATGAGTGCAATATTTCTTCTCATCGGAATTAGTCTTCTCGTAGCCATCGGCTTTTTAGTAGCCTTTTTGTGGGCTGCCAAAAGCGGGCAGTACGACGACGACTATACACCCTCCGTACGAATTTTATTTGACGAAGATCAGTCTAAAAAAAATCAATCAAATACTAAGTAA
- the ccoN gene encoding cytochrome-c oxidase, cbb3-type subunit I: protein MSTSVKTSTEDGIKLQSERLETFYYDNAIVRMFAMATAIWGLIGMLVGLYIALELVFPDLNFGIQYITFGRIRPLHTNAVIFAFVGNGTFTGVYYSLQRLLKTRMYSDLLSKINFWGWQLIILSAVLTLPFGFTSSKEYAELEWPIDIAITIIWVVFGWNMFATILKRRERHLYVAIWFYIATFVTVAVLHLVNNFELPVSFMKSYSWYAGVQDALIQWWYGHNAVAFFLTTPVLGLMYYFVPKAANRPIYSYRLSIIHFWALIFLYIWAGPHHLLYNALPDWAQSLGVVFSIMLIAPSWGGMLNGLLTLRGAWDKVREDPILKFFVVAITCYGMATFEGPMLSLKNVNAIAHFTDWIVAHVHIGGLGWNGFMIFGMMYYLIPRLYRTQLHSKKLANVHFWIGTMGIIFYAMPLYWAGFTQSLMWKEFTQEGMLAYPNFLETVTQIRPMYMLRAGGGALYISGVIIMIFNLIKTMSNGSLLRDEEAQAAPLEKTYQGHKGEHWHRRIFERRPVNLLVWSLIAILIGGLVEMIPTFLVKSNVPTISSVKPYTPLELEGRDLYIKEGCNNCHSQMIRPFRSETERYGEYAKAGEFVYDHPFLWGSKRTGPDLLRIGGKYPDSWHYHHMLDPESMSPGSIMPPYPWMFEQDLDISDLPSKIRAMQTFGVPYPEGYAEGQALEDLNKQAAQIAANLKESGIEVKAEKEIIALIAYLQRMGTDIKGEK, encoded by the coding sequence ATGTCAACAAGTGTTAAGACAAGTACAGAAGATGGCATAAAGCTCCAATCGGAGCGGCTTGAAACATTCTATTATGACAATGCTATTGTCAGGATGTTTGCCATGGCTACCGCCATCTGGGGTCTGATCGGTATGCTGGTAGGGCTGTACATTGCCCTGGAACTGGTTTTTCCTGATCTCAATTTTGGTATTCAGTACATAACTTTTGGAAGAATCCGCCCCTTGCATACCAATGCAGTGATTTTTGCTTTTGTAGGCAATGGCACCTTTACCGGCGTATACTACTCTTTGCAAAGGCTGCTCAAAACCCGCATGTACAGCGATCTGCTCAGCAAGATCAACTTCTGGGGTTGGCAGCTCATTATCCTTTCTGCGGTATTGACACTGCCTTTCGGCTTTACCTCCAGCAAAGAATACGCAGAACTGGAATGGCCTATTGACATCGCCATCACCATCATCTGGGTGGTATTTGGCTGGAACATGTTTGCTACCATTCTCAAAAGAAGAGAGCGTCACCTTTATGTAGCCATCTGGTTTTACATCGCTACTTTCGTTACGGTGGCTGTACTGCATCTGGTCAACAATTTTGAGCTGCCTGTTTCATTCATGAAAAGCTACTCCTGGTACGCGGGTGTGCAGGATGCCCTGATCCAGTGGTGGTATGGTCACAATGCAGTAGCTTTCTTCCTAACCACTCCGGTATTAGGGCTGATGTACTACTTTGTACCCAAGGCAGCCAACCGTCCCATCTATTCTTATCGACTGTCCATCATTCACTTCTGGGCACTGATCTTTCTCTACATCTGGGCAGGTCCTCACCACTTATTGTACAATGCCCTGCCTGATTGGGCACAGTCTTTAGGCGTAGTATTTTCTATCATGCTGATTGCTCCATCCTGGGGAGGTATGCTGAACGGCCTGCTGACCCTGAGAGGTGCCTGGGACAAAGTGAGAGAAGATCCTATTCTTAAGTTCTTTGTGGTAGCCATCACCTGCTACGGCATGGCCACTTTTGAAGGCCCTATGCTGTCTTTGAAAAACGTCAATGCCATTGCGCACTTTACTGATTGGATCGTTGCGCACGTACACATTGGTGGTTTGGGGTGGAATGGCTTCATGATCTTTGGTATGATGTACTACCTGATTCCTCGTTTGTACAGAACCCAATTGCATTCCAAAAAGCTGGCAAATGTACATTTCTGGATCGGTACCATGGGCATTATCTTCTATGCCATGCCTTTGTACTGGGCCGGATTCACCCAAAGTTTGATGTGGAAAGAGTTTACCCAGGAAGGCATGCTGGCTTATCCTAACTTTCTGGAGACTGTTACCCAGATCAGACCTATGTACATGCTGCGCGCCGGTGGCGGTGCCCTCTACATCAGTGGGGTAATTATCATGATCTTCAATCTGATCAAAACTATGAGTAACGGTTCATTGCTCAGAGATGAAGAAGCACAGGCTGCGCCACTGGAAAAAACTTACCAGGGTCACAAAGGTGAGCACTGGCACAGAAGAATTTTTGAGCGCCGTCCGGTGAACCTGCTGGTTTGGAGTTTGATCGCGATACTTATCGGTGGATTGGTGGAAATGATCCCTACCTTCCTGGTCAAATCCAATGTGCCGACCATCAGCAGTGTCAAGCCCTATACACCCCTGGAACTGGAAGGTCGCGATTTGTATATCAAAGAAGGCTGTAATAACTGCCACTCTCAGATGATCCGTCCTTTCCGTTCAGAGACAGAAAGATATGGTGAATATGCCAAAGCCGGTGAGTTTGTCTACGACCACCCCTTCCTGTGGGGATCTAAAAGAACTGGGCCGGACCTGCTCAGGATAGGCGGAAAATATCCTGACTCCTGGCATTATCACCACATGCTGGACCCTGAATCTATGTCGCCCGGCTCTATTATGCCTCCTTATCCCTGGATGTTTGAGCAGGATCTGGACATAAGCGATCTGCCAAGCAAGATCAGAGCCATGCAAACTTTCGGTGTTCCTTACCCTGAAGGCTATGCAGAAGGACAGGCGCTGGAAGACCTGAATAAACAGGCTGCACAGATTGCTGCTAACCTTAAGGAAAGTGGCATTGAAGTAAAAGCTGAGAAGGAGATCATTGCCCTCATTGCCTATCTGCAACGCATGGGCACCGACATCAAAGGAGAAAAATAA
- a CDS encoding CcoQ/FixQ family Cbb3-type cytochrome c oxidase assembly chaperone yields the protein MLKFIKYHMETIAGIEIYPIISFVIFFTFFLVLLIWVVRADKQEIAEIANLPLDQESKSQDSNEVTL from the coding sequence ATGCTAAAGTTCATCAAATATCATATGGAGACCATCGCAGGCATTGAAATATATCCGATCATCTCCTTTGTCATTTTCTTCACTTTCTTTCTGGTATTGCTGATTTGGGTAGTGAGAGCCGACAAGCAGGAAATTGCTGAGATCGCCAACCTACCCCTGGATCAGGAGAGCAAAAGTCAGGATTCCAATGAGGTTACTTTATAA
- a CDS encoding cbb3-type cytochrome c oxidase N-terminal domain-containing protein → MKRLLQLIKPALKMWLVLSLLPVSAMAQNTASQSSFWEANAQEILVWGILALEIIMLLVVITMFIVVKIIANKVLQPEVATAVNGSKVTAEQEVDKTLWERILTRWNDAVPVEREKEIMTDHEYDGIVELDNNLPPWWKAMFYLTIIFSVVYLLHFHVFDTGDLQGTEYEKEMAEAKAQVDAYLATSANNIDESNVTFVDAEDRLTNGQTLYVQKCSPCHGQAGEGGVGPNLTDQHWIHGGSIEDIFRTIKNGVPAKGMIPWNGQLTPVEMQDISSFIITLEGSNPPNGKEPQGELYEREEMALK, encoded by the coding sequence ATGAAACGACTGCTTCAATTGATAAAACCCGCTTTAAAGATGTGGCTGGTATTGAGTTTATTGCCGGTTTCGGCCATGGCTCAAAATACCGCTTCTCAAAGCAGTTTCTGGGAAGCCAACGCCCAGGAGATACTGGTCTGGGGTATACTGGCACTGGAAATTATCATGCTGCTGGTGGTGATCACTATGTTTATCGTAGTAAAGATAATTGCCAACAAAGTGCTTCAACCTGAGGTGGCTACTGCTGTCAATGGAAGTAAAGTAACTGCGGAACAGGAAGTAGACAAAACACTTTGGGAGCGTATTCTCACCAGGTGGAATGATGCGGTGCCGGTAGAACGTGAAAAGGAAATCATGACCGATCATGAGTATGATGGCATTGTAGAACTGGACAACAACCTGCCTCCCTGGTGGAAAGCCATGTTTTACCTCACCATCATTTTTAGCGTAGTCTACTTATTGCATTTTCATGTCTTTGACACCGGCGACCTGCAAGGCACAGAATACGAAAAAGAAATGGCTGAGGCCAAAGCACAGGTAGACGCTTATCTGGCAACATCAGCCAACAACATAGATGAGTCTAATGTCACTTTTGTGGATGCTGAAGACCGGCTAACCAACGGGCAGACGCTTTATGTGCAGAAATGCTCCCCCTGCCACGGACAGGCTGGAGAAGGTGGCGTAGGACCTAACCTCACTGACCAGCACTGGATTCATGGCGGAAGCATTGAAGACATCTTCAGAACGATTAAGAATGGTGTACCTGCCAAAGGAATGATCCCCTGGAATGGACAACTGACTCCGGTAGAGATGCAGGATATTTCCAGCTTCATCATCACATTGGAAGGCAGTAACCCTCCGAACGGAAAAGAGCCACAGGGAGAGCTATATGAACGTGAAGAGATGGCACTGAAATAA
- the ccoG gene encoding cytochrome c oxidase accessory protein CcoG — protein MASVDHKHEDEVSFRDRIATVDASGKRVWIYPKKPKGKFYNARTLVSIVLLAILFAGPFIKINGEPLLLFNILERKFVIFGQIFWPQDFYLFVFGTLVLIVFIILFTVVYGRIFCGWVCPQTIFMELVFRRIEYWIEGDYTAQRKLDKQAWNQEKIIKKTAKHIIFFAIAFLIGNTFLAYIIGIEALESIVTDPPAEHLGGLAAMLIFSFIFYYVFAQFREQVCTNVCPYGRLQGVLLDRKSIVVAYDYKRGESRGKFRKGENRDEAGKGDCIDCHQCVQVCPTGIDIRNGTQLECVNCTACIDACDDIMERVGLPKKLIRYASEENIAEGKKFHFTVRSIAYSVVLLLLAGVLAGLLVMRTDVETSILRTPGMLYQDQGENKISNLYNIKIINKTNEAMPIRLELLDEKGSIRMVGNEELMLNKQGVAESALFVIFDRNDLQQMKTEVHIGVYSGDKLIEKVETNFLGPAN, from the coding sequence ATGGCAAGTGTAGATCATAAGCATGAAGATGAAGTTTCTTTCCGGGATAGGATAGCCACAGTGGATGCTTCCGGTAAGCGGGTATGGATCTATCCCAAAAAGCCCAAAGGCAAGTTTTACAATGCCCGTACTTTAGTCAGTATTGTACTGCTGGCCATTTTGTTTGCCGGTCCTTTCATCAAAATCAATGGAGAACCTCTTCTGCTGTTCAATATCCTGGAGCGGAAATTTGTCATCTTCGGACAGATTTTCTGGCCACAGGATTTTTATCTCTTTGTTTTTGGCACCCTGGTGCTGATCGTATTCATCATCTTGTTTACCGTGGTTTACGGACGTATCTTTTGTGGCTGGGTCTGTCCGCAAACCATCTTTATGGAGCTGGTTTTCCGCCGCATAGAGTACTGGATAGAAGGTGACTACACTGCCCAGCGGAAACTGGATAAGCAAGCCTGGAACCAGGAGAAAATCATCAAGAAAACTGCCAAGCACATCATTTTCTTTGCCATCGCTTTCCTGATCGGTAACACTTTTCTGGCCTATATCATTGGCATTGAAGCTTTGGAAAGTATCGTCACTGATCCGCCCGCCGAGCATCTTGGCGGGCTGGCTGCCATGCTGATCTTCTCTTTTATTTTCTATTATGTTTTTGCCCAATTCAGAGAGCAGGTATGTACCAATGTCTGTCCTTACGGACGTCTGCAAGGTGTACTGCTGGACCGCAAATCCATTGTGGTAGCCTATGATTACAAAAGAGGCGAAAGCCGTGGCAAATTCAGAAAAGGAGAGAATCGCGATGAAGCAGGCAAAGGAGATTGCATTGACTGCCATCAGTGCGTGCAGGTTTGCCCTACCGGCATTGATATCCGGAATGGGACACAACTGGAGTGTGTCAACTGCACTGCCTGCATAGATGCCTGCGATGATATCATGGAAAGAGTCGGTCTGCCCAAAAAGTTGATCCGCTACGCTTCTGAAGAGAATATTGCAGAAGGCAAGAAATTTCACTTCACTGTTCGTAGCATTGCCTACTCAGTGGTACTGCTGCTACTGGCAGGCGTATTGGCCGGACTCCTGGTGATGCGTACCGATGTGGAAACCAGCATTTTGCGGACTCCAGGCATGCTGTACCAGGATCAGGGAGAGAATAAGATCAGTAATCTGTACAACATCAAGATCATCAACAAAACCAATGAAGCGATGCCCATCCGATTGGAGTTGCTGGATGAAAAAGGAAGCATCCGGATGGTGGGCAATGAAGAACTCATGCTGAATAAACAAGGAGTAGCTGAAAGCGCATTGTTCGTCATCTTTGACCGCAATGATCTGCAACAGATGAAAACGGAAGTCCATATAGGGGTGTACTCAGGAGACAAACTCATAGAGAAAGTAGAAACCAATTTTCTCGGACCAGCGAATTAG
- a CDS encoding FixH family protein — protein sequence MNWGYKITFAFTAFVVFILFMVFKSFQQNVDLVADDYYKQEIEYQQRIDKINNTNTLSQAVSFVQENQQLIVQFPEESKKLEGEINLFRPSDARFDVSTQITLDEHQRQSIPTADIAKGYYKLKVDWKDGDKAYYHETSVFIR from the coding sequence ATGAACTGGGGATATAAAATAACTTTTGCATTTACTGCCTTTGTGGTATTCATCTTATTTATGGTTTTCAAAAGCTTTCAGCAAAACGTGGACCTGGTAGCTGATGATTATTACAAGCAGGAAATTGAATACCAGCAGCGCATTGACAAGATCAACAATACCAATACGCTTAGCCAGGCGGTGTCTTTTGTGCAGGAAAACCAGCAGTTGATCGTGCAGTTTCCTGAAGAATCTAAAAAGCTGGAGGGAGAAATCAATTTGTTCCGTCCTTCGGATGCCCGGTTTGATGTAAGCACGCAGATTACTCTGGATGAGCACCAGCGTCAAAGCATACCTACCGCCGATATAGCCAAAGGCTACTACAAGCTCAAGGTAGATTGGAAGGATGGAGACAAAGCGTATTATCACGAAACCTCTGTATTTATCCGTTAG
- a CDS encoding sulfite exporter TauE/SafE family protein: MDFLFTAFAIGALGSFHCIGMCGPIALALPLQRNTNARRLLGSLLYNSGRIATYALMGALFGLLGQGFVMAGFQQTISVALGILVILGVALPAAFVHKLSPNHLISKGIAKVKMRMQKLFAIRSYPSLFFIGSLNGLLPCGMVYLGIAGATAMGNPAQGAAYMLLFGLGTWPVMVLVTFFGQWINIGIRNKIRAALPVMVVLMGVVFILRGLSLDIPFVSPDISDKQHAGIEICH, from the coding sequence ATGGACTTTCTCTTCACCGCATTTGCAATCGGAGCCCTGGGCAGTTTTCACTGCATCGGTATGTGTGGGCCGATAGCCCTCGCGCTGCCTTTGCAAAGAAATACCAATGCCCGTCGTCTGTTGGGCAGTCTGCTCTACAACAGCGGAAGGATTGCTACCTATGCCCTGATGGGTGCTTTGTTTGGCTTGTTAGGACAGGGCTTTGTCATGGCCGGTTTTCAGCAAACCATATCAGTAGCCCTGGGTATACTTGTGATCCTGGGTGTGGCTTTACCGGCTGCTTTTGTGCACAAACTCAGTCCTAATCATTTGATCTCTAAAGGAATTGCAAAAGTAAAAATGCGAATGCAAAAGCTTTTTGCCATTCGTTCCTATCCTTCCCTGTTTTTCATCGGAAGCCTCAACGGACTCCTTCCCTGCGGAATGGTGTACCTGGGCATTGCTGGGGCTACGGCTATGGGCAATCCTGCACAAGGCGCTGCCTATATGCTGCTCTTTGGATTGGGTACCTGGCCGGTGATGGTGCTGGTCACTTTCTTTGGACAGTGGATCAACATTGGCATCAGAAACAAAATCAGAGCAGCTTTACCAGTGATGGTGGTATTGATGGGTGTGGTCTTTATTCTCCGCGGACTCTCGCTGGATATTCCTTTCGTCAGTCCTGATATCTCCGACAAACAGCATGCAGGCATTGAAATCTGTCATTAA